The Archangium primigenium genomic interval ATCCCGAGCTGCATCGTCCCCCCCGCTGCAAGCTGATCTGGGGCACCTGGGTCCTGATGCACGGCATGCTCACCGCCCTGGACCGCAAATACACCGCCTTCTCGTCAGAGGGCATGCCCATCCGGGCTGAGTTCGCTTGTCGCTTCACCCAGGTGGAGACCGAAGCGGAGCAGAAGCGCTCCGAGCTTCATTCCGCGGACGTGGCCAAGCGGCGGGTCCTCCGCCGGGGTGACACCCTCCAGAGCCTCGCCCGCGAGGAATACGGCGATGCCGCGCTCTGGCGCCCCATCGCCCGCGCCAACCGCATCACCCACCCGCTCAAGCTCACCCCGGGCATGAGTCTGCTCATCCCCCCCCTGGTGTGAAGGATCATCCATGGACTCCATTCTTCCTGGCCCTGGTATCGAGGTGAAGCTCGCGGGCAGGCCGCTCGATCCGCGAACCCGGGCCGATCTCGTCTCGCTCAGCGTCGAGCACGGCGCGGGCCTCACCAGCAAATGCACGCTCCAGTTGCGCACCTGGAATCTCGACACGCGCACGTACACCTGGGTGGATGACCCCCGATTCCAACTGGGCGGTGAGGTGGAGATCCGCCTTGGCGCGAGCGCCACCACCCTGGAGCCCGTCTTCCGTGGAGAGCTCACGGACCTGGAGCTCAAGGCCGAGGCCGACGGGCCCCCCCTGCTGGAGGTGTCCGGCCTGGACCCCCGCCATGTCCTCGCCCGCGAGCAGCGGACGCGCCGGTTCAGCGAGAAGACCCTGGAGCAACTCGTCGCCCGTGTCGTCCAGACGCACGGCTTTCGCGTGGGAGGCGTGCCCACGGTGAGCCTTTCCTCCATCACCCAGTACAACCAGACGGACCTCGAGTTCCTCAACGCCCTGGCGCGCGATCACGGCTGTGAGTTGACCCTCTCGCTCAAGGATGGGGGCAAAATGCTCCACTTCCAGAAGCGGGAGCCGGGCGCGCCCGTCCGATTGGTGCTCGGGCCGCAGCTGCTCGAGTTCAACGCCCGCGTCTCGTCCCAGTCCCTGGCCGGGACCGTGACGGTGCGCTCCTCGGCGCCCCAGGGAGAAAAGGAACTGGTGGAGTCGGCGCGGCTGTTGGCCGGACGCAAGCAGGCCGGCCTGTTGTTGCCCACCGAGCTGCGAGCCCGAGGCCAGCGCACGCTGACCCACCGGCCGGTGAACAGCCCCGCCGAGGCGCGGGAGTTGGCCGAGGCGGAGCTCGGGCAGCTCGTGTCCAGCGCGATCAACGGCACGGGGCACTGCCTCGGCACCCCGTCCCTGCGGGTGGGCGGCACGGTCGACCTCCAGGGCGTGGGCCGGCGCTTCAGCGGCGAGTACCACCTCACCCAGGTCACCCACACGTTCTCCGTCAACGAGGGCTTCCGCACGGCGTTCGAGGTGCGGGGCGGCCCCTGGGGACCCGAGAGCGTGGGCGAGTCCCGGGAGCCCCTGCGGGGCCTCACCACCGCCCGGGTGAGCCAGGTGGACCCCCAGCACAAGGGACAGGTGAAGCTGCGCATCCCCTGGCTCGCGCCGGACTACGAGAGCGACTGGGTGCGCGTCGCCTCGTCCATGGCGGGCAAGGGGCACGGACTCTACCTGCCGCTGCAGGTGGAGGACGAGGTCGTGGTCGCCTTCGAGCAGGGCGACATCGACCGGCCCCTCGTGCTGGGCGGCGTGTGGAGCGCCACGGCCGCTCCTCCGGAGTCCTCACGGGCCGCGGGCGGCGCCGAGGAGGGCGTGAAGCACCAGTACGCCCTGCGCTCCCCCGGGGGCCTGGCCCTGTGGTTCGACGACCAGGCACGCAAGATCATCCTGGGCGACGGGGGCCAGAACCAGCTCGTCATCGATGCCCAGGCGGGCACCCTGCTCCTGGAGAGCCAGGGCGCCCTGAACCTGAAGTGCGGTGAGCTCTCCGCGCGAGTGCGCGAGCAAGTCAGTGTGCGGGCGGAGGGGGGACTGGCGCTCAACAGCCCCGCGGGCATCAAGCTCAACGACGGCGCCCTGGAGGTGGTGTGATGCCCGGTCCCCTTCTGGGCCAGGACACCCGCGCCCTGTGTCCCCATGGCGGACAGGCCCGCTTCACCGCCCTCGCGCCCCGCGTGAGGCTGGGGGGCGTGCCCGTGGTGGTCCAGACCGGCACCTTCCTCGTCTCCGGTTGCCCCCAGAGCCCGCCCGTGGGGCCCCCCTGCGTGTCTGGCCAGTTCCTCACCGCCGCCACCCGCGTCCGTGCCGGGGGCCAGCCCGTGCTCCTGCGCGACAGCCGGGCCCTGTGCGCACCGACTCCCGCTCCGCTCCAGGTCCTGGGGACCCAGGTGCGCGTCAAGGGCTTCTAGGAGGACCCCATGCGTGAAGGCTTCCTGGGACACGGCTGGCACTTTCCGGTGACGATCGACACCGAGGGCCGCATCGTCATGAGCGGTGGCGAGGAGAAGATCCGCCAGTCGCTCTTCATCATCCTCTCCACGTCGCCCGGAGAGCGGGTGATGCTGCCCGACTTCGGCTGCGCCATCCACGAGCGCGTCTTCACCCACGTGGAGAGCGCCACGCTGGGCCTGCTGATCGACGACGTCACCCAGGCGCTCGCCCGGTGGGAGCCCCGCGTGGACGTGCGCGAGGTGCGCATCGAGCCCGCGCCACGGGACCCGGCCGTGTTGCTCATCGACGTGTCCTACGTCGTGCGCGCCACCAACAGCCGCTTCAACCTCGTCTACCCCTTCTACGTGAGCTGAGCGCCATGACCGTCCCGACGCCCCTCCTCGATTCCCGCACGTATGAGGACCTCGTCACGCGGATCGAGCACCTCGCGAAAAAGCACTCCGCCTGGAGGCCGGCTCACGGCGGCCAGGATCCGGGCTCCGCGCTCATCCGCGTCTTCGCGCGCATGCTGTGCCAGGTGATCCAGCGCCTCAACCGCGTGCCCGAGCTGCACCGGCGGGCCTTCCTGGAACTGCTGGGAACCGCGCCTCGGCCGCCCCGGGCCGCCCGGGTGCCCCTGACGTTCCAGCTCGCGCCCGGGGCCCCCAGCGCCACCGTTCCCCCAGGCACGCGCGTCTCGGGAGAAGACAGCCCCGCTTTCGAGACGGAACAGGCGTTGACCCTCACCCGCTCGACACTCGTGGCCCTCCTCGTGCGCGAGCCCAAGGACGAGAAGAAGCCCGCCCGCCACAGGCTCCTCGATCCGGCGTCTCCCCAGGCCTTCTCTCCCTTCGAGGTCCAGGCGCCCGTCGAGCGCGAGCTCTACTTGGCCTGTGATGCCCTCTTCACGCAGCCGGACACCACCCACCGCGCGCTCGAGATCGAGTGGGCACTGAGTCCGAAGCAGGAGCCTGCCTGGTCTTTCTGGGATGGAGCGCAGTGGCGGCCCCTGCCCTTGCGTCAAGACGTGTCCCCGGACAAGGCGGTGCGCACACTGGACTTGACCGGAGTCCATCCGGAACGCCTCGCGCGATGGGGACGCACGGCACGCTGGCTGCGCTGTGTCCCCATGGATTCCTGGGACACCCTCGTGCCGCGGAACATCCAGACCCAGGTTCGCGTCAAGCGCACGGGCGTCCTCCCAGACCGGCTGTTCCACAATGCCCTCGCCCTGGAGCCGGACGGCAACGTGCTCCCGTTCGGGGAGATGCCGCACTTCAATGACGCCTTCTACCTCTCCAGCGCGGATGTCCTGCGCACCGCGGGGCCCTCGGCCACACGGACGATCCACCTCACCGTGGGCTGGAATGCGAATTCTCCCTGGAAGCATGTCTCGCCCGAGGGCGTGACAGCGGTCCTGGCCTGGGAGGTCTGGACCGACAAGGGGTGGTGGAAGCTGGGCCGCTCCACCAAGGATGGCACGGACACCGAGGACTTCCGGGACACGACCCGCGCGCTCACCCAGGACGGCCAGGTGCGGCTCACGCTGCCCGGCCACCTCCAGGACACGCGCGTCAACGGCGTGCTGGGACGCTGGCTGCGAATCCGGATTGTCGAAGGCCACTATGGTGCTCCCGAGACCAGGGCCACCCGGCCCCCCGTGCTCTCGTTCCTGACGCTCGGCTATGAGGACACCCTCCATCCACCCTGGGAGGCCTGTCTGAGCCACGACGGGGGCGTCTGGACGCACCTGCCGGTGATCTTTCCCTGGGCCCCGGGGGTCACCGTCTTCCAGGAGGAGCCGGAGACCCACCCCACCCTGTACCTGGGCTTCGACCGCCCCTTTGGCGACCTCCCCGTCTCCCTGTTCTTCCAGGTGGAGCCCCCCAGCCCCGAGGACCTCGTGGCCCACGCCGCGAACGCCTCGGTGGGCGCCGGGGACGAGCGTCAGCTCGCCTGGGAGTACCGGCACGAGGACGGGTGGCGTTCCCTGGCGGTCGAGGACGAAACCAGCGCCTTGCTCCAGGACGGCCTCGTGCGGTTCATCGGTCCGTCCACGCACACGCAGCGCCTCGAGTCTGGACAGAAGTGCTTCTGGCTCCGGGTGAGGCGGCTGTCGGAAGGCCCCGTCCGGAGCGTGAAATTACGGGGCGTGCGGCTCAACACCGTCTGGGCCTGTCATGCCACCCTCGTGACGGATGAAGTGCTCGGCTCGAGCACGGCGAGCGCCGCCCAGACCTTCTCCACCACGCGGACCCCGGTGCTCGAGGACTTCCGGCTCGATGTCCTCGAGGAGACCTGGGTCCGCTGGTCCGCGGTCCCCGACCTGCTGGCCTCCGGACCCGAGGATCGTCACTACACGCTCGACCCGGCGCGCGGCCAGGTGCGCTTCGGCGATGGGCTCCGGGGACGGATTCCTCCCGCCGGGGCCAACAACGTACGCTTGACCTACCGCTCCGGCGGAGGCGCTTCTGGCGATGTGCCCGCGGGAACGCTCACCCGGCTCGTCACCCCGCTGCCGTCCGTGGCCTCCGTCTCCCAACCGGAGCCCGCGACCGGAGGGGCCGATGGGGAATCACCTCCCCAGCTCGCTTGGCGCCAGGCCCGCGTGCTGCGTCATGGAGGACGCGCTGTCACGGCCGAGGACTACGAGGACCTCGCCCGCGAGGCCTCGACCACCATCGCCCGTGTCCGGGCATGCCCACCCGCGTTCAATCCCATTGCCCAGGCCGAGAAGCCCGCGCCACAAGAGGCCGGCGCCGGCCGGGTGTCCCTGATCGTCATTCCCCACGGCGCCGCGCCCCGGCCCCTGCCGGATCTCCAGTTGTTGCGGCGGGTGGAGGAGCATCTGCGCGCACGCTGTCCGCCCACCACCGTGCTCCACGTCACGGGACCCACCTGGATCGCGGCGGCCTTCACGGCCGTGCTCGTCCCCCGACGGGTCGCGGAGGGAGAAGCCGTCCGGACGCGAGCGCGCGACAGGC includes:
- a CDS encoding putative baseplate assembly protein, encoding MTVPTPLLDSRTYEDLVTRIEHLAKKHSAWRPAHGGQDPGSALIRVFARMLCQVIQRLNRVPELHRRAFLELLGTAPRPPRAARVPLTFQLAPGAPSATVPPGTRVSGEDSPAFETEQALTLTRSTLVALLVREPKDEKKPARHRLLDPASPQAFSPFEVQAPVERELYLACDALFTQPDTTHRALEIEWALSPKQEPAWSFWDGAQWRPLPLRQDVSPDKAVRTLDLTGVHPERLARWGRTARWLRCVPMDSWDTLVPRNIQTQVRVKRTGVLPDRLFHNALALEPDGNVLPFGEMPHFNDAFYLSSADVLRTAGPSATRTIHLTVGWNANSPWKHVSPEGVTAVLAWEVWTDKGWWKLGRSTKDGTDTEDFRDTTRALTQDGQVRLTLPGHLQDTRVNGVLGRWLRIRIVEGHYGAPETRATRPPVLSFLTLGYEDTLHPPWEACLSHDGGVWTHLPVIFPWAPGVTVFQEEPETHPTLYLGFDRPFGDLPVSLFFQVEPPSPEDLVAHAANASVGAGDERQLAWEYRHEDGWRSLAVEDETSALLQDGLVRFIGPSTHTQRLESGQKCFWLRVRRLSEGPVRSVKLRGVRLNTVWACHATLVTDEVLGSSTASAAQTFSTTRTPVLEDFRLDVLEETWVRWSAVPDLLASGPEDRHYTLDPARGQVRFGDGLRGRIPPAGANNVRLTYRSGGGASGDVPAGTLTRLVTPLPSVASVSQPEPATGGADGESPPQLAWRQARVLRHGGRAVTAEDYEDLAREASTTIARVRACPPAFNPIAQAEKPAPQEAGAGRVSLIVIPHGAAPRPLPDLQLLRRVEEHLRARCPPTTVLHVTGPTWIAAAFTAVLVPRRVAEGEAVRTRARDRLARYLHPLTGGPTGAGWDFDQRPRESELLALIHQEKGVDHVLSAELTLSFGPAVPGSKSLFFVEEAFLDVRLAGIPE
- a CDS encoding phage baseplate assembly protein V → MDSILPGPGIEVKLAGRPLDPRTRADLVSLSVEHGAGLTSKCTLQLRTWNLDTRTYTWVDDPRFQLGGEVEIRLGASATTLEPVFRGELTDLELKAEADGPPLLEVSGLDPRHVLAREQRTRRFSEKTLEQLVARVVQTHGFRVGGVPTVSLSSITQYNQTDLEFLNALARDHGCELTLSLKDGGKMLHFQKREPGAPVRLVLGPQLLEFNARVSSQSLAGTVTVRSSAPQGEKELVESARLLAGRKQAGLLLPTELRARGQRTLTHRPVNSPAEARELAEAELGQLVSSAINGTGHCLGTPSLRVGGTVDLQGVGRRFSGEYHLTQVTHTFSVNEGFRTAFEVRGGPWGPESVGESREPLRGLTTARVSQVDPQHKGQVKLRIPWLAPDYESDWVRVASSMAGKGHGLYLPLQVEDEVVVAFEQGDIDRPLVLGGVWSATAAPPESSRAAGGAEEGVKHQYALRSPGGLALWFDDQARKIILGDGGQNQLVIDAQAGTLLLESQGALNLKCGELSARVREQVSVRAEGGLALNSPAGIKLNDGALEVV
- a CDS encoding GPW/gp25 family protein, with protein sequence MREGFLGHGWHFPVTIDTEGRIVMSGGEEKIRQSLFIILSTSPGERVMLPDFGCAIHERVFTHVESATLGLLIDDVTQALARWEPRVDVREVRIEPAPRDPAVLLIDVSYVVRATNSRFNLVYPFYVS